In Theobroma cacao cultivar B97-61/B2 chromosome 7, Criollo_cocoa_genome_V2, whole genome shotgun sequence, the genomic window GTGCCGCCCCACAAAAATATTGTAATAGTTAGGCCTTTTTCTTTGACCAGCATACACGCTCAGGTCATGCATGTCATTGAAGCAAACTTGTAAAACCTCCAACTTGTTCAATGTCTTCATCTCTTCTGCTCTTGATGTTGCTGGGGATATGATCAAGTGTTGAAGATCATACAGTTTTGAGAATATTCCATCGGGGATCTCTTTTAAACTTGTGGTCCATCCAAGATTGAGATATCTAAGATTTATCAACATTTCCAAACCTTGAGGGATTTTCTGGATCCTTGTGCCTAAAAGATTCAATTTCTTCAAAGCTTGAAGCTTTGATAGAGATGGCACATTCTCTAATTCTATGCAATAACGAAGCAACAATGTTGTGAGCTTCTTTAAATTGGAGATAGAATTAGGCAACTCCCGAATAGGATTCCAAGTAAGATCAAGAATCTTAAGATTAGGCATGTATTCAAAAAAAGATACGGGAATTTCTTCCAAGGAATTGTTTATGAGCAACAAAGTTGTGAGTTTTTGACATTTTGGAGACAGCATATTTTGAGGGATTTTTGATATGGAACTCAGCATCAAGGAAACCTTTTCGACATCTTCACCCCATTCAGGTAAATGTTCCAATTGCTTACCGGCTTTTacataaaatctttttcttgtgATATGTAAAGCCATATCTCTCACAACATCATGCATCTTTATGCTTGTACCCTCATCCTCCCTTTCCAACAAACaattttcttcaagcttctgTAAAATAGAATGACCATTATTCTGCATTTCTTGTCTAGTTTCCATTTCATCTATAAGTCCTGCTTCCATCCAACGTTCAACTATTTCCTTTTTATCGATCACATAATCTTCAGGAAATAATGCACCCCATAAAAAACAATCTTGATCTTTTTGTTTCATACGATCGTAGCTGAATCTTAAACATCTAAACACCTTTTCTTCCATCTCATCGATGTTTCTTATGTAACCTCTCAATTCATTCAAAGCATTTCTCCACACTAGGGGATCAGATATTCCCCTCATACAACCAGCTATTGTGACAATTGCAAGTGGGAGACCACCACATTCGCAGACAACATCCTTCATAATCGACTCTAAATTTGGATTGGGCAACATGTCTTGTCCGACTTTGCTTAAGAATAATTGCATCGCCTCATCCGTTAAAAGATAGGGCACTTGGACTTTCTTACAATCCATTTCTCGAACAACCTTTGCGGAGCGTGTTGTCAACACTAACTTGCATCCATTATCTGTTGTTGGCTCAAGGATTCCAACATCCTCAAAAGAGAAGCTGCTCCATACATCATCTAATATTAGCAAAAAGCTCCCTTGTTTCCTCAACATTTCTAATAGCTCTCCAGCCCTAATAGTTGTATTTTTATCATCCGACAAGGTTTTTTCTAATTGGCTTGCAATGTCATTTTGTAGCCGGCGAACATCAAAGTCTTGGGATACAGTTGCCCAAAtcaatttcttaaacttatcTTCTTTCAACAACCTATTATGGACATGCTTCATTATGGTTGTTTTACCGATTCCTCCCATCCCACTCACTCCAATCATTCTAACTTCATCCCCCATCAAATACTTACGAATTTCCTCTCCCACATTAGTTTCACCTGTTATTTCTGGTGTTGGTAGTTCAGCAGCTATGGTCGAGGAGTCGTTAACCACCAAGCTCCCGGAGAACTGACCTTTATCATATACTGTCTTCATTGCTTGAGTCGTTTCATCAAGAAGCTTCCCTAAGCAAGAACGAAAGAGGTATGTCCCTTCACTGACTTTGTCTTCAACACGTTGAGCATGATCAAGCTTCTCCTCTACTTTGTTGAACCAACTTTCAACTTCCAGCTTTGGCTTTTTCCCAGGACGATGCTCGTCTTGCAATTGTTGATGAATATCCATCTTGCGGTTATTTAAATCTGCTTGAGCTTGTTTGAAATCATCCACATATTCACTGAATTTTCTGTGGTATCTGAGATACTTTCTGGCTGATTGACCAATGGGATCAATGATTTGTCCAATCAAGTCCATATTATAGCTTGTCCCTGCACCAAATTGTGGTATTGATTCGTTGAAGAATGGATGCAGAGACATATCACGTTTATGAAGTAAAGGAAAATAAGGTAGTATAccctaaatttattttaataattttacttagaaaaatcaaattatgcaGTACCAatgtaaagaaaaaagttaaaatttttagcttATTAACCCATTTGATATAAAATCCTCAGCCCTTAAAAGACATTCACGATCATGAGCTATGTGTGAAAAGTGCAATAACAGAAGGAAACACAGAATTATTCTACAATCTACACCACAATCAAAtgcaaaacaattaaaagggaaaaataaacTTCACCAGTATTAAGATGGTAAGCAAATATTCTTGCAATTTGtgtgaataaaaataaagggAGATTAAGAAAGTAGCTGACCTCACAGACAGATAGTTATTGGAATAGTAGAAGTTGGGGAGAAGAAAGGTCCAGAAAGTAATACAACCAGTAAACTTGCTTGCTATTGTCAGCACACTAGCACTCTGCTAAAAGAAATTTacgtggagaaagaaagcaatatttttaaggTTAGAGTTCATATTTCGAGACCATTGCTAATTGCTTCACTACAGTCTTGTTATGTATAAGAAATTGCCTGACAAGGGATcaagtaaataaaattactCACTGTTCAGGAGaatgaaaggaagaaaagagctTAAGAGCTTGTTAGAGCAGGCTG contains:
- the LOC18593996 gene encoding probable disease resistance protein At4g27220; its protein translation is MSLHPFFNESIPQFGAGTSYNMDLIGQIIDPIGQSARKYLRYHRKFSEYVDDFKQAQADLNNRKMDIHQQLQDEHRPGKKPKLEVESWFNKVEEKLDHAQRVEDKVSEGTYLFRSCLGKLLDETTQAMKTVYDKGQFSGSLVVNDSSTIAAELPTPEITGETNVGEEIRKYLMGDEVRMIGVSGMGGIGKTTIMKHVHNRLLKEDKFKKLIWATVSQDFDVRRLQNDIASQLEKTLSDDKNTTIRAGELLEMLRKQGSFLLILDDVWSSFSFEDVGILEPTTDNGCKLVLTTRSAKVVREMDCKKVQVPYLLTDEAMQLFLSKVGQDMLPNPNLESIMKDVVCECGGLPLAIVTIAGCMRGISDPLVWRNALNELRGYIRNIDEMEEKVFRCLRFSYDRMKQKDQDCFLWGALFPEDYVIDKKEIVERWMEAGLIDEMETRQEMQNNGHSILQKLEENCLLEREDEGTSIKMHDVVRDMALHITRKRFYVKAGKQLEHLPEWGEDVEKVSLMLSSISKIPQNMLSPKCQKLTTLLLINNSLEEIPVSFFEYMPNLKILDLTWNPIRELPNSISNLKKLTTLLLRYCIELENVPSLSKLQALKKLNLLGTRIQKIPQGLEMLINLRYLNLGWTTSLKEIPDGIFSKLYDLQHLIISPATSRAEEMKTLNKLEVLQVCFNDMHDLSVYAGQRKRPNYYNIFVGRHNLTDIDFGSKSVTISGSNMKIENSIILPSDIQGLHLTACERNGASFSDIVGSEGVTDLKKCTIDDCNGLESIFSSRCASLRTIEILSLAYLWNLKIIVGESIPPEPGTFSNLKVIFVSECAKLKNLFSAKWVPQNLHNLEEIHVENCEEMEEIMASEKEGMSTDNNVMFTLPKLKILKLSDLPELKSICRTNEVMICDSLQQIKILNCPKLKRIPLYLPLLELDNSQPSSPPSLEEILVYPKEWWESVEWDHPNAKNVLLPLLKFWDVSIPGWKQAN